A DNA window from Helianthus annuus cultivar XRQ/B chromosome 15, HanXRQr2.0-SUNRISE, whole genome shotgun sequence contains the following coding sequences:
- the LOC110913450 gene encoding uncharacterized protein LOC110913450: MQIRDRLKAARDRQKSYADKRRKPLKFQIGDRVMLKVSPWKGVMRFGKKGKLSPRYIGPFEITECVGSVAYRLKLPEELSGIHHVFHIPNLKKCLADEILVMSHHDVQIDESLRFIEKPLSIKDREVKKLRKKKGFPHQSEMGFPWWPRIHLEG; encoded by the coding sequence ATGCAAATCAGAGATAGactcaaggctgcccgagataggcagaagagctatgctgataaaaggcggaAGCCTCTCAAATTCCAAATCGGAGACAGAGTAATGCTCaaggtctcgccttggaaaggcgtaatgagatttggaaagaagggTAAGCTGAGCCctagatatattggaccattcgaaataaCAGAATGTGTCGGATCTGTAGCTTACAGACTTAAGCTACCAGAAGAGCTGAGTGGAATCCATCACGTATTTCATATCCCTAATCTgaaaaagtgcttagctgatgaaatACTTGTCATGTCTCATCATGACGTTCAAATTGATGAGAGCTTAAGATTTATTGAAAAACCTTTGTCCATTAAGGATCGTGAAGTCAAAAAGCTACGTAAGAAAAAAGGTTTCCCTcatcaaagtgaaatgggattcccaTGGTGGCCCAGAATACACTTGGAAGGTTGA